One genomic window of Herpetosiphonaceae bacterium includes the following:
- the corA gene encoding magnesium/cobalt transporter CorA, with amino-acid sequence MHELIVCRGHGRFHTQVSAQDIGELREHPETTLWFDLTRPDAEELRILREEFKFHHLSIEDATRHHQRPKVDSYDNYYFVVFYCLDINQQTYEICTQPLYLFIGHNFLVTIHDDPIKQIKETVSRWQSPDSPLEQDVGSLVYALLDAIVDDYFPVMDQIADRVEDLEEQIFGKFDEGALESIFRLKKDLLSVRRVVTPERDVLNVMLRRDIPVFDQDDVTYLQDVYDHIIRVVDSIDTYRDLLSSSLDTFLSVQSNQLNQVVKALTITSIVLMSVAIVSGVYGMNFEYMPELHWRYGYLWALGLMAAIALGLIGFFRRIKWL; translated from the coding sequence ATGCATGAGTTAATCGTCTGCCGTGGACACGGGCGATTTCACACCCAGGTAAGCGCGCAAGATATTGGTGAGCTACGGGAGCATCCCGAAACGACGCTGTGGTTCGACCTGACCAGACCCGATGCGGAAGAACTCAGGATACTCCGCGAAGAGTTCAAGTTTCATCATCTATCGATCGAGGATGCTACGCGCCATCACCAGCGGCCCAAGGTCGATAGCTACGACAACTACTACTTTGTGGTGTTCTACTGTCTGGACATCAACCAGCAAACGTATGAGATCTGCACGCAGCCGCTGTACCTGTTCATCGGCCACAACTTCCTGGTGACGATCCACGACGACCCGATCAAGCAGATCAAGGAAACCGTTAGCCGCTGGCAATCGCCCGACTCGCCGCTGGAGCAGGATGTCGGCTCGCTGGTCTATGCGCTCTTAGATGCGATCGTCGACGATTATTTTCCGGTGATGGATCAGATCGCGGATCGCGTCGAAGATCTGGAGGAGCAGATCTTTGGGAAATTCGACGAGGGCGCGCTCGAATCGATCTTCCGCCTGAAAAAAGACCTGCTCAGTGTCCGGCGGGTGGTAACGCCCGAACGCGACGTGCTGAACGTCATGCTGCGGCGCGATATTCCGGTCTTCGACCAGGATGATGTCACCTATCTTCAGGACGTGTACGATCATATCATCCGCGTCGTCGATTCGATCGATACCTACCGCGATCTGCTCTCAAGCTCGCTCGATACCTTTTTGTCGGTTCAGTCGAACCAGCTCAATCAGGTCGTCAAAGCCTTGACGATCACCTCGATCGTGCTGATGTCGGTCGCGATCGTCTCCGGTGTGTACGGCATGAACTTCGAGTACATGCCTGAGCTGCACTGGCGCTACGGCTACCTCTGGGCGCTCGGCTTGATGGCGGCGATTGCGCTGGGATTGATCGGGTTTTTCCGGCGGATCAAATGGCTCTAG
- the mgtE gene encoding magnesium transporter, protein MPPVQDLDLILDQVRSLLAQGAVEEAAAAISALRPAEAADVVSALHPADGADVLEELEPQERADVVEELAREIGADVLIELDDDERTDVANRLDVESLSEFLDEMAPDDAADVLGDLSDAKARAALDGMDQPDEVRELLGHDEESAGGLMIPHVVAFRQSMTVQQAIDFLRRVKPDEETSYYLFVTDHADRLIGVVSLRQLIVADPHTPLREIMSDEVITADVETDQEECARLLARYDLLALPIVDGDRRLVGVVTADDLIDVIEEEATEDIYHLANLDADEDVYDTIFRSSRRRLTWLFINLPTAVLAGWVVSQFTGTIQIVPILAAFVPIIAGQGGNAGIQTLTLIVRSLALGEITLRDSWRTLAREATIGVVNGLIFGACVGLLGVFWHGSAMIGVVVGGAMLLNLIGAAISGTLVPLGLRFLKIDPALASGVIVTTVTDVTGNFALLALATILLVANR, encoded by the coding sequence ATGCCGCCGGTTCAGGATCTCGACCTGATCCTCGATCAGGTCCGCTCACTACTGGCTCAAGGAGCCGTCGAAGAGGCTGCGGCTGCAATTAGTGCCCTTCGTCCCGCCGAGGCTGCGGATGTTGTCTCCGCGCTGCACCCCGCCGATGGCGCCGATGTGCTCGAAGAGCTGGAGCCTCAGGAGCGCGCCGACGTCGTCGAAGAGCTGGCCCGCGAGATCGGCGCGGACGTCCTGATCGAGCTTGACGACGACGAGCGCACCGATGTCGCCAACCGCCTTGATGTCGAGTCGCTCTCCGAGTTTTTGGACGAGATGGCTCCCGACGACGCCGCCGATGTGCTCGGCGATCTGAGCGACGCCAAGGCCAGAGCCGCGCTCGACGGCATGGATCAGCCCGACGAGGTCCGCGAGCTGCTTGGACACGACGAGGAGAGCGCGGGTGGCCTGATGATCCCGCATGTCGTGGCCTTCCGTCAGTCGATGACGGTGCAGCAGGCGATCGACTTTTTGCGCCGGGTCAAGCCCGACGAAGAGACAAGCTACTACCTGTTTGTCACCGACCATGCCGACCGGCTGATTGGCGTTGTCTCGCTGCGCCAGCTGATCGTCGCCGACCCGCACACGCCGCTGCGTGAGATCATGAGCGACGAGGTGATCACCGCCGATGTCGAAACCGACCAGGAGGAGTGCGCGCGGCTGCTGGCGCGCTATGATTTGCTGGCGCTGCCGATCGTGGACGGCGACCGCAGGCTGGTCGGGGTTGTCACCGCCGACGACCTGATCGATGTGATCGAGGAGGAGGCGACCGAGGATATTTACCACCTGGCGAATCTGGATGCCGACGAAGATGTCTACGACACGATCTTTCGCTCGTCGCGTCGTCGCCTGACCTGGCTGTTCATCAACCTGCCGACAGCGGTGCTGGCCGGCTGGGTCGTCAGCCAGTTCACCGGCACGATCCAGATCGTGCCGATCCTCGCCGCATTCGTGCCGATCATCGCGGGACAGGGCGGCAACGCCGGAATCCAAACGCTGACCCTGATCGTCCGCTCGCTGGCGCTCGGCGAGATCACGCTGCGCGATAGCTGGCGCACGCTGGCTCGTGAGGCGACGATCGGCGTGGTGAACGGCCTGATCTTCGGCGCGTGCGTCGGGCTGCTCGGCGTCTTCTGGCACGGCAGCGCAATGATCGGCGTGGTTGTGGGCGGCGCGATGCTGCTGAACCTGATCGGCGCGGCGATCTCCGGCACGCTGGTGCCGCTTGGCCTGCGCTTCCTGAAGATCGATCCGGCGCTGGCATCGGGCGTGATCGTCACCACGGTGACGGACGTGACAGGGAATTTCGCGCTGCTGGCGCTGGCGACGATTCTGCTGGTTGCCAATCGGTAG
- a CDS encoding DUF547 domain-containing protein: MPAPTPTKRTAIVEQAVWLVAAAWGWRPRIGPLQAGAGAGRFQHSEWTALLGRFVQNAAIDYATMRRVRRLVEVYLHRLAEDDPERFADADDQLAFYLNAYNAIAIHQVLLHYPVASIRAIPGARTRPYPVGRRNVSLQTLHGSILRAFGDPRIHAAISTTARGGAQIQPQAFTGSNLQRALDTAMRRLLHDNAHGARLDPATNTLYLSSIFRSFGGDFLQPQAMPGPLGLLAGWRHRAGLVPLLRPYMPPDLAIAMQQTPPQVRFLPYDWTINDRLFNA, translated from the coding sequence ATGCCCGCGCCAACACCGACCAAGCGAACAGCCATCGTCGAGCAAGCCGTCTGGCTCGTCGCTGCGGCATGGGGCTGGCGGCCACGCATCGGGCCGCTGCAAGCAGGCGCCGGAGCCGGGCGCTTCCAGCACAGCGAGTGGACAGCGCTGCTTGGCCGGTTTGTGCAGAACGCGGCGATCGACTACGCGACCATGCGCCGTGTCCGCCGACTGGTCGAGGTCTATCTCCATCGGCTGGCCGAGGACGATCCCGAACGATTTGCCGACGCCGACGATCAGCTCGCGTTCTATCTGAACGCCTACAACGCCATCGCGATCCATCAGGTCTTGCTGCACTACCCGGTCGCCTCGATCCGCGCCATCCCCGGCGCGCGCACCAGGCCCTACCCGGTCGGGCGGCGCAACGTCTCGCTGCAAACACTGCATGGAAGCATCCTGCGCGCATTCGGCGATCCGCGCATCCACGCGGCGATCAGCACCACGGCGCGCGGCGGCGCGCAGATCCAGCCCCAGGCGTTCACCGGCAGCAATTTGCAGCGCGCGCTCGACACGGCAATGCGGCGCTTGCTCCACGACAACGCCCACGGCGCGCGACTCGATCCTGCGACGAACACGCTATACCTTTCGTCTATTTTTCGTTCCTTCGGCGGAGATTTTTTACAGCCGCAGGCCATGCCCGGCCCCCTGGGCCTTCTGGCAGGATGGCGGCATCGGGCAGGGCTTGTGCCGCTACTCAGGCCCTACATGCCGCCGGATCTGGCGATTGCAATGCAGCAAACACCACCTCAGGTCCGCTTCTTACCCTACGATTGGACCATCAACGACCGCCTCTTCAACGCCTGA